The following DNA comes from Verrucomicrobiota bacterium.
GGCTCTGCTTTCAGGGATATTGGATCACATTGGGGCGAAAAACACCGCGGAACACGGACGAGTGAGTCAGGTTGTCAACAGATCAAGAGAGGTGGAAATTCCCGAGTCCTACCGGAAATACCTTGAGAGCAAATATTATGGGGAACTGAAAGAGCTCTCCAATCGATACGGGAGCTACGCTTCGAAATGGTTCTCTCGTGTCTCAGATGAAGAATCAGATCAGGAGAATGGAGTAGAGCTTTCCGCGGTGGTTTACCCTTGAAAGTCGTGCCGGTCTTTTCCGTCCGTCTCCAATCATAGGGAGAAGCAGATAGTCAGCCCTAGGCTCGTTGCCAGCGTTTTACTTGAGTCTTTTTCCTCTGGTGCCTACTCTCCATTGTATGAAAAACGACGTTCAGCTGGTTGAGGTGAAAGGGGTCATGCCGACAGCGAATGGCTGTGCGGTCTTTCTGGGGAACGAGGAGAAGGTATTTGTCATCTATGTGGACCAGGGGATCGGCAACACGATCTCAATGACGATCAACAACGTGAAAAAGGAACGGCCGATGACCCACGATTTGATAGCTAACATTTTTCAGGGGTTCGGAATTGAGTTGGATCGAGTGGTCATCAATGACGTCGACGAAGGAACTTTCTACGCGAGGATGATCCTTCGCATGGAAAACGAGATCGACACGAAGCTAGTGGAGATCGATGCGCGCCCGAGCGACTCCTTGGTGATGGCCCTGCAACAGAAGAAGCCGATTTTTGTAGATCGTGAGGTGTTGAGCAAAGTCGACGATATGTCTGAGATTCTGGAACGCATCGTGAATCAGGATGGAACTGACGAATGAAATGGGTGCGCTGGCTGATCGGGGCAATCGTATTATTGCTCTGCGGTATCGGGGTCTTGTTCATTCCATCCGTTCAAAAAGCAATTTTCGTAAGCGTAGTTTCGACTGACGAAAGGAGGGTTAGCGTTGATACCTTTCGTTTGGGCCTGTCTGGTCTGAAAATTGAGGGATTAGAGTTTTCGAGTCCGGAAATTCTTGCCCGAGTGCCGAGTGTAGAGGCGTCCTTTTCGTGGAGTGAACTTTTCCGAAAGAGGTTACGCGTAAACGAGATCGTGGTACGTGATTTTACCTTACAGTTTGCGGGAGAAGCTGAAACGGTAGAGAGAAAGGATACCGAAATTACTCTTCCCCAGGGCTTTCGAGGGATTCTGGGGAACCGTGTCCCTCTCGAGCTAGGATCCGCTTCGATTTCGGGTACCATAGTGACTGCGGAGGGCGGGTCGGCTGAAGTGAATGCGATGGGTGGCAATCTCTTGGCTGGTCAGACGAGTGAGTTTTCAGTGACCCTTTCGCCGGATGCCGATGCGGCTTCAGCGATCCCGGAGGTTACAGCAACTCTAACCACCTTTCTAACTGCCGAAGCAGACGTCGGATCTCTCAACCTTCGTGTCGTAGCAGAATCAAGACTTCCCGAGGTGGAAGGGGAAATCGAACTGCTTGCGACCGCCGAATCTTCTTCATCGGGAGAGGACTACACGGTCGAACTTCTATCTGAAGACCTGTTGAAGGACGGCACCCTCGGCCTTACCGGAAAGTGGATCGAGTCCACAGGTCTCCTCGAGCTGGCCTTTGAGGCGGAAATTGTTGATCTAGACGTTGTCCGGGCTTTCTACGAAGGAGAGCTTCCAGAAGTATCGTGTTTCTTGAGTGGCCAGACTACGATCCGTCCGGGGGAGGGAATGTCGACCGGACATCTATCCTTCTCTCTAGAATCGGGTGAAGACCTTATCCCAAATCTCAATCAAGCGGTTACGAGTTCCGGGCGCTTGAGTATAGAAAGAGTGGAAAAAGGATTGTTGGTCGATGAGTTCGAGATAGAGGTTTCGCCAAAAGATTCTGAAAAGGAATGGCTGGCTTTGCGGCTTCTCCGACCCCAGATTTTTGCAGTAGGAGAAGTGCTCTCAGTAGAAGACGGTGATTTTGCTGAGATTGTCTTCTCGCTGCCCTCGGAGTTTTTGCAGGGGTTCTTGGTGGACCTAGAGGTCGGTGATCTTACCGGAACTATGGTAGGGTCTGTCGAGGGGGACTCCTATCTCCTGAGAGCGACTAGAGACTGGGAAATTGAGTTGGCAGATGCTGATTGGGATGGCGACCGACTGAAGGTCTTGGGCCAGCCAAGCTTTTCCCTCAGCAATGAGTCCCTGAAAGCGGAGGGTTTGGTCAGTGTCCAATCAGGTGGCTCCAGCCTCAACTTTGATTTGGACGTCGAGGGCTCAAGGGAGCTCAATGACGGCGTTCGGGTTGGTTTGGTTGTCGACGGCGATTTACGTGCGGCTTGGCCGATCTGGCCGACAGGGCGGGATCTTATCGGAGGGTTGGTCACTGGTAAATGGGACCTGATTATCGACGACAGGATCTCGGGCGAGGGAGCGCTCGGAATGACCGAGATTGAAGGAGAAGGAATTTTGATCGATGAAGTTCAGGTTCAGCTCGAGGATTTCTCAATCGCCACCGAAACACCAATGAACTTCTATGCCAATGCGGATCTCGAGTGGCTGGCGAACGGCGGTAGGTCTCGGATTGAGGTGACTGAACTCGAGGGTTCTCAAAATGAGACCGAACGCTGGAGGTTTCGATTGCCGAAAGTTCTAGCACAGTTGGATCAGCGCTCATTGCAGATTCTCCAGAAACAATCTGTTCAACAGCCAAGCTCAATGCCTGAAAGACCATTTGATCCGTCGGTTTTCCAAGCGATGTTTGAACCACCCGCAATTCCCGTTGACCTCGATCTACTGGGTGCCGAAATCGAGTGGACGGACGGTAAGAGTCAGTTGAAAGCGGATGCTTCAGTGAAGAGTCTTGTGGCGGGCGAGAGTGGAGAGATCGTGCTGGCCGGACGAGTGCAAGACTTGGCTTCTGGGCGAAGCGCAAACGCGCAAGTCGAAGGAAAAGTGGAGATTGATGCCGCTGCAGCGTTACGAAGTGCGACAGCGACCGCTTCAATTGAACCCGATTCCGCGGTTCAGGGATTTGAAGCTGTTTTTCTTGATCTGGCCTACCGACCTTCCTCTGATTTGGAACCCTTGTCGCTGCGCTGGCTTTCTGAGAGGGATGGATTTCCGCTGCTTTCGATCAGTGGAGCACCTACTGAAGAGGGAGCGGTTTTTTCTGCGGAGGCAGATTTTGCAACGTGGACCCGTTCGCCGTTGCGAAACTCGTTTCCGAATCTGTCTACCGGGCACCTCAGTGCAGAAGTCAACCTATCGGAGGATTTGTCTTTCACTGCCGACATCGAGGCTCTCACCCCGCTCGACGCCTTTGATAGCTTTGATGTAGAGGCCAGCGGGTCTCTCCTATCGGCGCCGCCGGTAGAAGCTAGATCTGCACTGAAAGTCACTGATGCAAAAGGCAGAACGAGCGATCTGAATTTGGAGGTTCTGGGTGATCCGGCTGAAAGAATAGAGGCGATTTTGACCGGACAACGAGTCGACATAGAGAGCCTGCAGGATTTCGCCCGAGTGTGGTCAAAACCTACAGAAACGGAGGTGTCTACCTCCCCGAAAAGTGAACCGGGTGATCAGTGGCCGCTGGAGAACTTACCCTTTCCCGTGGAGGCAAAGTTGGGAATTGCAGAGCTGATTGTTCCGAATCTTCCGTCAGTGAATGCACTGGATGGCCTGATCTCTCTGGCCCGTGACTCCGGCTCCGTTCGGATGGCCGGTGACTGGCAGGACGAGTCAGAGTTTAGTTTTGAAGCCTCAGTCGAGCGGAAGGATGAAGAGGTTTCTGGGGTAGTAGTTGGAAAAATTGAAGGTCTCGAAGCCACTTCACTCCTCACAAATTTGCAACCTGGTCAAACTCCATCGGTGGAGGGAACTTTCGACACGGCAGTGAACTTTTCGGGTAATGCATCGAACCTAGAAGATTTACCTAGTTTTCTTACAGGAACGATCGAGATCAGCGGTAGAAATGGACTGATCCGGTCCTTGAAACCTGAGACGAGAGTTTCTCGAATCGTGCAGGCTGGCTCTCTCGCGGGTATTGTTTTTGCGGATACACTGAACCGTCCGGGATTGGCGGCGTTGGGTGAGGTGGCTAACCTGTTTACCGAAATTCCATTTAGCCAGTTGGTGATTTTGATTGGGCGGACTGCGGCACAGGAAACGACGGTCGATAGTGTTCGTTTGAGAGGCCCTTACCTGAGTATTGATGGTTCGGGAAGGGTGGCTCCGGGTAGATTGGAAGATGTGGCAACGAATCCGATGAATCTGTCACTGGTCATGGGTAGCAAGCCACCGCTGGCAAGGCCCCTTCAAATCCTCGGTTTTCTTGGAGATAATAAAAATGTCGACGGATATGTGGAGTGGGCTAGGCCGGTGGTTTTAAAGGGAAGTTTCTCTGAGGTAGATACGAGCGAGCTTTGGGGGAGCCTGATTACCGCTGTGAAGCGGGCGGCTACTTTGCAGCCCAAAGACATTGAAGGGATAGACGGTGAGCAAGAATCCGAGAGGGAAAATGGACGTTCGACGACAGAAGAAATTTTCGAGCAAGGGGCAAACCGACTGCGGGAGTTCCTCAATTTGTAAGGAGTCTTTGCGGACTCGACGCGATAATGGAAAAAAGAGTTTTGGTAACTGGAGCCAGTTCCGGCCTTGGGAGAGGATTTGTTGAGGCTCACCTAGATCGGGGGGATCAGGTGTATGGTGTAAGCCGAAGAGTTCCGAAGGACCTGATCGCAAAAGGACTACGGCACTCCTCGATGGATCTCTCTAAATTCACGCCTGATTTGGAGGCGTTTCGCACTTGGATTCAACCGGTGCGCCGTTGGGATCTGGTTTATCTGAACGCCGCGAAACTCGGAAGAGTGGGGGATATGCGTGATACTCCTTTGTCCGATCTTAGGGAGACGATGGAGGTCAATGTCTGGGCCAACAAATGGATTTTGGATGCGCTTTTCGAAGAGGCGGATTCTGTGGAGGTGGTGATCGGAATATCTACGGGAGCCTCTCGTTCTGGTAATCGAGGATGGAATGGCTACAGCCTGTCGAAGAGTGCCTTCAACATGTTGATCAAGCTTTACGCCACCGAGCAGTTGAAAACCCATTTTGTTGCTCTTGCACCGGGACTCATCGAGTCGGAAATGCAGGATTACCTCACTTCCCTTCCGGTTGATGAAAGGTTTCAGTTCACCAAAATCCTAAAGGAGGCACGGGGCACGGAGCGTATGCCTGACGGACGGGCATGCGCTGAGATGATTTTGGAACAATGGTCGAAAATCCTCGCAGTCCCGAGTGGAGAGTACGCGGATATCCGGCAGCTGAGAGACGGCTGAACGCTCTAAAGGACTCTAACGTTTTAAGGCTAGCCCAATCTTGCGGCTCAGGCTGACGAAACGACGTTCTCGGATGTCGTAGTCGTTTTTCTCAATTTCGGTCAGGATTCCGGCATAAACCCGCCCCATCGTCTTGGCGGTTTTCGCGGACTTCTTGTCTAAGAGAAAGAGTAGACCTTCCTCGGCAGATTTATACCATCCGCGGGCTTTTTGGATGAGTCCATCAATGTAGTCTTTCCAGTCAGAAGAAGGACCATTTTGGATCAGAGAACTCACGCTTAGGTTTCTCGCATGAAGCGACTCCTCCGGAAGGTAAATGCGACCATTCTCAAAGTCTTCCTTAATATCTCTGAGGATATTGGTGAGCTGCATCGCGAGGCCCATCGCGACGGCGCGAGGATAGGCCTCTTGAGAGCTCACGCCAAACACCCGGCACATCATCAGCCCGACGACCGACGCCACCAGGTAACAGTATTCCCACAGTTCTTCTTCAGTCTTTATTCGAACCGTTGCGGTGTCACGGTAACAGCCCTCTACAAGTTCATCCAGAAGTTCAACGGGGATCCTGCGGTGTTTGCAAACCCAGCCAAAAGCAGCGGCGAAGGGAGCGGGGTGCTCTCCGGAAATGATGGTACGGTTGTCAGCCAGAAGCTTCTCTCGGGACGGAAGAAGGTCCGAAGGCGACGCCTCATCGATAAGATCGTCAATGTAGCGACAGTAGCCGTAGGCCGCATAAGCCTCCATGCGTTTTGCCTTGGTAAGAAAATGTGAGGCAAAATAGAAACTCTTCGCGTGTTTTCTCGTAGTCTCTTTTGCGTTTTGGAACGACTCTCTAAGTTCCTCCGGGGGACTTAAGCAGTCGTCAATTTTGTCGACCGGTAGATTTGGGATACGACGAATAAGCTGTTCGGGAACCGACACCTTCCGTCTATTGAGTAGCGATTGCTTCTCCCGCTAGCTCGCCTTCAGCAAACTCTGCCTTCTGCGTGTTGTGGTTAAATCGCATGGAAACCATCTTCGAGACACCCTTCTCCTGCATGGTAACTCCGAAAACAGAATCAGAGGCAGCGATGGTGCGTTTGTTGTGGGTGATGATTAGGAATTGGGAAAACTCGGTGAACTTCTTCAGCATCTCCGTGAAGCGACCAATGTTTGCGTCGTCGAGGGGGGCATCCAGCTCGTCGAGGACGCAGAACGGGCTCGGTTTGACCATGTAGATGGCGAAGAGCAAGGCCACGGCAGCCATGGTCCTTTGTCCTCCACTGAGGAGGCTGAGGGTAGCCGTTCTCACACCTGGAGGCTGCGCCCGGATCTCGATGCCGGAGTCGAGAATGTCCTCAGCTTCAATCAGAGAAAGGTCAGCTTTACCTCCGTTTGTGAGGTGATCGTAAGTGTAGGTAAAGTTCTCCCGAATCTTCTCGAACGTCTGCTGGAAAAGATGTTGAGAAGTCTCGTTGATTTCGTCGATAGCTCGTAAAAGTTCTTCTTTGGAGTTCCACAGATCCTGACTCTGGGCGCGCAGGAACTCGAATCGCTCCTTGAGATCCTTGTATTCTTCGATGGCTACAAGGTTGACCGCACCCATTGAGTTGATCTTTTCCCGGAGCCTTTTGCTCTCCTCTTCGACCAATGTCCAATCGGTGGTTAGGTAGCGTTCGA
Coding sequences within:
- a CDS encoding phytoene/squalene synthase family protein produces the protein MSVPEQLIRRIPNLPVDKIDDCLSPPEELRESFQNAKETTRKHAKSFYFASHFLTKAKRMEAYAAYGYCRYIDDLIDEASPSDLLPSREKLLADNRTIISGEHPAPFAAAFGWVCKHRRIPVELLDELVEGCYRDTATVRIKTEEELWEYCYLVASVVGLMMCRVFGVSSQEAYPRAVAMGLAMQLTNILRDIKEDFENGRIYLPEESLHARNLSVSSLIQNGPSSDWKDYIDGLIQKARGWYKSAEEGLLFLLDKKSAKTAKTMGRVYAGILTEIEKNDYDIRERRFVSLSRKIGLALKR
- a CDS encoding SDR family NAD(P)-dependent oxidoreductase — its product is MEKRVLVTGASSGLGRGFVEAHLDRGDQVYGVSRRVPKDLIAKGLRHSSMDLSKFTPDLEAFRTWIQPVRRWDLVYLNAAKLGRVGDMRDTPLSDLRETMEVNVWANKWILDALFEEADSVEVVIGISTGASRSGNRGWNGYSLSKSAFNMLIKLYATEQLKTHFVALAPGLIESEMQDYLTSLPVDERFQFTKILKEARGTERMPDGRACAEMILEQWSKILAVPSGEYADIRQLRDG
- a CDS encoding bifunctional nuclease family protein, yielding MKNDVQLVEVKGVMPTANGCAVFLGNEEKVFVIYVDQGIGNTISMTINNVKKERPMTHDLIANIFQGFGIELDRVVINDVDEGTFYARMILRMENEIDTKLVEIDARPSDSLVMALQQKKPIFVDREVLSKVDDMSEILERIVNQDGTDE